In one Desulfoferula mesophila genomic region, the following are encoded:
- a CDS encoding cytochrome c3 family protein, translating to MKKSSIAVLVALAFAVAALMSTAAIAQDTKSGKVPDSFKIQDSLFKKPKKSAVEFTHKKHSVDYKLACTECHHTYKDGKNVFKDGDKVAKCDTCHTSPKKNQGKMLSLNNAFHDNCKSCHKEAKKGPTKCNECHPK from the coding sequence ATGAAGAAAAGCAGCATCGCCGTATTGGTGGCGTTGGCTTTTGCCGTGGCGGCGCTCATGAGCACGGCGGCCATTGCCCAGGACACTAAGTCTGGCAAGGTGCCCGACAGCTTCAAGATCCAGGATTCGCTATTCAAGAAGCCCAAGAAGAGTGCGGTGGAGTTCACCCACAAGAAGCACTCCGTGGACTACAAGCTGGCCTGCACCGAGTGTCACCACACTTACAAAGATGGCAAGAACGTCTTCAAGGACGGCGACAAGGTGGCCAAGTGCGACACTTGCCACACCAGCCCCAAGAAGAACCAAGGCAAGATGCTCAGCCTGAACAACGCCTTCCACGACAACTGCAAGTCTTGCCACAAGGAGGCCAAGAAGGGCCCCACCAAGTGTAACGAGTGCCATCCCAAGTAG
- the mazG gene encoding nucleoside triphosphate pyrophosphohydrolase: MSQQGRESAGRALEALAELAARLRAPDGCPWDREQTPASAAAYLLEEAYEATEAIESGTIEEVRGELGDLLFQVVFQAQLFAEAGHFDLAEVIDEVRTKMVRRHPHVFGEARARDAGEVRQRWSEIKREERRGTGRGLLDSVPLGAPALLRAQRLGSKAAKVGFDWDDAAGVWEKIEEETEELASAGPQGETAELGDVLFSWAQWARHRGLGAEAALRTANRRFTRRFRAMEALAARQGRALDQMSHEEREELWAAAKAQENPLEDSE; encoded by the coding sequence ATGAGCCAGCAAGGCCGGGAAAGCGCGGGCCGGGCCCTGGAGGCCCTGGCCGAGTTGGCGGCGCGTTTGCGCGCCCCGGACGGCTGCCCCTGGGACCGGGAACAGACCCCGGCCAGCGCGGCGGCCTATCTATTGGAAGAGGCCTACGAGGCCACCGAGGCCATCGAGTCAGGCACCATCGAGGAGGTGCGCGGCGAGTTGGGCGACCTGTTGTTCCAGGTGGTGTTCCAGGCCCAGCTTTTCGCCGAGGCCGGGCACTTCGACCTGGCCGAGGTGATCGATGAGGTGCGGACCAAGATGGTGCGCCGCCATCCCCATGTGTTCGGCGAGGCCCGGGCCAGGGACGCCGGGGAGGTGCGCCAACGTTGGAGCGAGATAAAGCGCGAGGAGCGCCGGGGCACCGGCCGGGGCCTGCTGGACAGCGTGCCCCTGGGGGCCCCCGCCCTGCTCCGGGCCCAGCGCCTGGGCTCCAAGGCGGCCAAGGTGGGCTTCGACTGGGACGACGCGGCCGGGGTGTGGGAAAAAATCGAGGAGGAAACCGAGGAGTTGGCCTCGGCCGGGCCGCAAGGGGAGACGGCCGAGCTGGGCGACGTGCTCTTTTCCTGGGCCCAGTGGGCCCGCCACCGGGGCCTGGGGGCCGAGGCCGCCCTGCGCACGGCCAACCGGCGCTTCACCCGGCGCTTCAGGGCCATGGAGGCCCTGGCCGCCCGGCAGGGCCGCGCCCTGGATCAAATGAGCCACGAGGAGCGGGAAGAGCTATGGGCCGCGGCCAAGGCCCAGGAGAATCCCCTGGAAGATTCAGAGTAA
- a CDS encoding CvpA family protein: MQQTPNLLDLALLIIMVFFLVKALMRGFVREVIGLVGAVAAIVASVMFYEPLGRMLADLSAVKAAWWPAVAFAIILLVVFSIFLYIGSMLHRLILSGPLSGLDRLLGAGVGLVKGLLICYLLINLLLLVNPFKTLEPLQKSMVSPYVVRAGNFIKDMIPENLLGNLQKKAGLIKPEPAQKQKP, from the coding sequence ATGCAGCAGACACCCAACTTGCTCGACTTGGCTCTGTTGATCATCATGGTCTTCTTTTTGGTGAAGGCCCTGATGCGCGGCTTCGTGCGCGAAGTCATCGGCCTGGTGGGCGCGGTGGCCGCCATCGTGGCCAGCGTGATGTTCTACGAGCCCCTGGGCCGGATGCTGGCCGACCTCTCCGCCGTCAAGGCCGCCTGGTGGCCCGCCGTGGCCTTCGCGATAATCCTTTTGGTGGTGTTTTCCATATTCCTGTATATCGGCAGCATGCTGCATCGCCTCATCCTGTCCGGCCCCCTTTCGGGCCTGGACCGCCTATTGGGCGCCGGGGTGGGGCTGGTGAAGGGCCTTTTGATCTGCTACCTGCTCATCAACCTGCTGCTGTTGGTCAATCCCTTCAAGACCCTGGAGCCCCTGCAAAAATCCATGGTCTCGCCCTACGTGGTGCGGGCGGGCAACTTCATCAAGGACATGATCCCCGAAAACCTGCTCGGCAACCTGCAAAAGAAGGCCGGCCTCATCAAGCCGGAACCCGCCCAGAAACAAAAGCCATGA
- a CDS encoding secondary thiamine-phosphate synthase enzyme YjbQ — protein sequence MAIFRRILELDGTAGTDIHEVTGQVAEVAAASGLAQGLVSVFTPGSTAAVTTIEHESGALSDLRRLLEDLAPAAGEYAHNLRWGDGNGYSHLRAALLGPSLTVPLEGGRPLSGTWQQIVVLDFDNRPRRRQVVVSVVGE from the coding sequence ATGGCAATTTTTCGTCGGATTCTTGAGTTGGACGGCACGGCGGGCACCGACATTCACGAGGTGACCGGCCAGGTGGCCGAGGTGGCGGCCGCGAGCGGCCTGGCCCAGGGCCTGGTGTCGGTGTTCACCCCCGGCTCCACCGCGGCGGTGACCACCATCGAACATGAATCCGGCGCCCTGAGCGACCTGCGCCGCCTGTTGGAGGATCTGGCCCCGGCGGCGGGCGAGTATGCCCACAACCTGCGCTGGGGCGACGGCAACGGCTACAGCCACCTGCGCGCCGCCCTGCTGGGCCCCTCGCTCACCGTGCCCCTGGAGGGGGGCCGCCCGCTGTCGGGCACCTGGCAGCAGATCGTGGTGTTGGATTTCGACAACCGGCCCCGCCGCCGCCAGGTGGTGGTGAGCGTCGTGGGCGAGTAG
- a CDS encoding PhoH family protein codes for MSQSQELRLSFADHEALRTLLGARDAHLRLLAAAAGVKARSRGGEITLSGEPEALELTALALRQLYDLIQQGYPVYEMDVEFAYRILSSDPTAQFKDIFLDQVYLTGKNRIISPKTLNQKRYLEAIRAHDIVFGIGPAGTGKTYLAMAMAVDSLLKGQVDRIVLARPAVEAGEKLGFLPGDLAEKVNPYLRPLYDALHDMIDFDKAGRLMSKGVIEVAPLAFMRGRTLNSAFVILDEAQNSTSEQMKMFLTRLGFDSKAVITGDVTQVDLPGGVTSGLVRASQILKHIDGIAFVDFDEQDVVRHHLVRQIIKAYDKMGNGGA; via the coding sequence ATGAGCCAGAGCCAAGAGCTTCGCCTGAGCTTTGCCGATCACGAGGCGCTGCGCACCCTTTTGGGGGCGCGCGACGCCCATCTGCGCCTGTTGGCCGCCGCCGCCGGGGTCAAGGCCCGCTCCCGGGGCGGAGAGATAACCCTGAGCGGCGAGCCCGAGGCCCTGGAGCTGACCGCCCTGGCCCTGAGGCAGCTCTACGACCTGATCCAGCAGGGCTACCCGGTCTACGAGATGGACGTGGAGTTCGCCTACCGCATCCTGAGCTCCGACCCCACGGCCCAGTTCAAGGACATCTTCCTGGACCAGGTCTACCTCACCGGCAAGAACCGCATCATCAGCCCCAAGACCCTGAACCAAAAGAGATACCTGGAGGCCATCCGGGCCCACGACATCGTCTTCGGCATCGGCCCGGCGGGCACCGGCAAGACCTACCTGGCCATGGCCATGGCCGTGGACAGCCTGCTCAAGGGCCAGGTGGACCGCATCGTGCTGGCCCGCCCGGCGGTGGAGGCCGGGGAAAAGCTGGGCTTTTTGCCCGGCGATTTGGCCGAGAAGGTCAACCCCTATCTGCGGCCCCTGTACGACGCCCTGCACGACATGATCGACTTCGACAAGGCGGGACGGCTCATGTCCAAGGGAGTGATCGAGGTGGCTCCCCTGGCCTTCATGCGCGGGCGCACCCTGAACAGCGCCTTCGTCATCCTGGACGAGGCCCAGAACTCCACCAGCGAACAGATGAAGATGTTCCTCACCCGGCTGGGCTTCGACTCCAAGGCGGTGATCACCGGCGATGTGACCCAGGTGGACCTGCCCGGCGGGGTGACCTCCGGCCTGGTCAGGGCCAGCCAGATCCTCAAGCACATCGATGGCATCGCCTTCGTGGACTTTGACGAACAAGACGTGGTGCGCCACCACCTGGTGCGCCAGATCATCAAGGCCTACGACAAGATGGGTAACGGTGGGGCATGA